A genomic window from Elaeis guineensis isolate ETL-2024a chromosome 3, EG11, whole genome shotgun sequence includes:
- the LOC105041993 gene encoding nuclear intron maturase 3, mitochondrial, which translates to MLIPLKRLLLPSKARAFTSLSPLPVPISPSDFESLVLRQFRAGKFHTLLPSVVADPSVLLAACHNLFSRSHPSSSTPSLSLLPFSLSGLSTVLRSGAFDPALLCSSLASSSRKGQALTLPTLELKVALEALRMTLAAVYESRLATFAYGGRAAIGRHTAIRYIKSTVRNPTWWFRVTLQREPFGTRHVRRLAAVMEEKIDDPALIALVERLFESVAVAIELGGVGLRRGFPQESDLSSILINIYFDAVDREIQELRADVHKKNPRLRDLEGENYRVIHTPIRVYAVRYLDEILVITSGSKLFTMNIKDRILKHLEGELEVKIDKLKTSIHSAVSEKMDFMGMELQAVPPSVLDPPMSEKAIRAMKKYLKRKAAKALELKNARETRRKKLGLKILNHLFKKLKRGHVFEFDFRIESEVREVFRNWAEEVMAEYFRSREDRRNWHRMLTTGDFLSLKRVRDQLPTELVDSYDQFQAKVDKYLNPVRISKVIEKKERQEEEKEERSYARRTVEDLTELKMRVNAPIQLVRRAVKLAGFTNSMGRPRPIKLLICLDDADIIKWYAGVGRRWLEYFCCCWNFKMVKTVVNYHLRFSCFLTLAEKHESTKHQAIRHYTKDLKVTDDGGVEEVHFPTEREIRMMGDKNLSDPKPVDGALSMILARLAVNEPACSCLAHFCDRKDTVLYRIRLLQNRLHVDPWNENKWVPGMGAIHESLNKKVLSLCPEHASDLFMGRITLQDIDCTSFVNV; encoded by the coding sequence ATGCTAATACCTCTCAAACGCCTCCTCCTTCCTTCCAAAGCTCGCGCTTTTAcgtccctctcccctcttcctgTCCCTATCTCCCCTTCCGACTTCGAATCCCTCGTCCTCCGCCAGTTCCGCGCCGGAAAATTCCACACCCTCCTCCCCTCCGTCGTAGCCGACCCCTCCGTCCTCCTCGCCGCCTGCCACAATCTCTTCTCCCGCTCCCACCCCTCCTCCTCCacgccctccctctccctccttccCTTCTCCCTTTCCGGCCTCTCCACCGTGCTCCGCAGCGGTGCCTTCGACCCTGCTCTTCTCTGCTCCTCCCTCGCCTCCTCCAGCCGGAAAGGCCAGGCCTTGACCCTCCCCACCCTCGAGCTCAAGGTCGCCCTCGAGGCCCTCCGTATGACCCTCGCCGCTGTCTACGAGTCCCGCCTCGCCACCTTCGCCTACGGCGGCCGCGCCGCGATAGGCCGCCACACCGCCATCCGCTACATCAAGTCCACCGTCCGCAACCCCACCTGGTGGTTCCGCGTCACCCTTCAGCGCGAGCCCTTCGGGACCCGCCACGTGCGCCGTCTCGCCGCCGTCATGGAGGAGAAGATCGACGATCCGGCCCTCATCGCCCTCGTCGAGCGGCTCTTCGAATCGGTGGCCGTAGCGATCGAGCTCGGTGGAGTTGGGCTGAGGAGAGGGTTCCCCCAAGAGAGCGATCTCAGCTCGATTCTCATCAATATCTACTTCGATGCCGTCGATCGCGAGATCCAGGAGCTTCGAGCCGATGTCCATAAGAAGAATCCCAGGCTCCGTGATCTCGAGGGCGAGAACTATCGGGTTATTCATACGCCTATTAGGGTTTATGCCGTTAGGTACTTGGACGAGATACTGGTGATCACTTCTGGCTCCAAATTGTTCACCATGAACATAAAAGATAGGATTTTGAAGCACTTGGAGGGCGAATTGGAGGTTAAAATTGATAAATTGAAAACCTCCATCCATAGCGCTGTCTCTGAGAAGATGGATTTCATGGGAATGGAACTTCAGGCTGTCCCTCCTTCAGTTCTGGACCCTCCCATGTCAGAGAAGGCCATTCGGGCAATGAAGAAGTACCTAAAGAGGAAGGCGGCAAAGGCATTGGAGTTGAAGAATGCCCGTGAGACTCGAAGGAAGAAGCTTGGATTGAAGATATTGAATCATTTGTTCAAGAAGCTTAAGCGTGGCCATGTGTTTGAATTTGATTTCCGGATTGAGAGCGAGGTTAGAGAGGTGTTTAGGAATTGGGCAGAGGAGGTGATGGCAGAATACTTCAGGTCTAGAGAGGACCGCCGGAATTGGCACCGGATGCTCACAACTGGAGACTTTTTATCTTTGAAGAGGGTGAGGGATCAGTTGCCAACAGAGCTGGTAGATTCATACGATCAGTTTCAGGCAAAGGTCGATAAATATCTAAATCCCGTTAGAATTAGTAAGGTcatagagaaaaaggagagacaagaggaagaaaaagaagagaggagttATGCTAGGAGGACAGTGGAGGATTTAACTGAGTTGAAGATGAGAGTCAATGCACCTATACAACTTGTAAGGAGGGCAGTGAAATTGGCTGGATTTACTAATTCTATGGGACGACCACGGCCAATCAAATTGCTCATTTGTTTAGATGATGCTGATattatcaaatggtatgctgGTGTGGGAAGGAGATGGTTGGAGTATTTCTGTTGCTGTTGGAACTTTAAAATGGTAAAGACTGTTGTCAATTACCACTTGAGGTTCTCTTGTTTCTTGACGCTGGCAGAGAAGCATGAATCCACTAAACACCAAGCCATTAGACATTACACCAAGGATCTGAAAGTTACCGATGACGGTGGTGTGGAAGAAGTCCACTTTCCTACTGAGAGGGAGATAAGGATGATGGGGGACAAGAATCTCTCTGATCCAAAGCCTGTGGATGGCGCATTATCTATGATTTTGGCTAGACTAGCAGTCAATGAACCTGCTTGCTCCTGCCTAGCCCATTTCTGTGATAGGAAGGATACTGTTCTCTATAGAATACGTTTGCTTCAGAACCGTTTGCATGTAGATCCCTGGAATGAGAACAAGTGGGTACCAGGGATGGGTGCTATTCATGAAAGCCTTAATAAGAAGGTTCTTTCACTCTGTCCAGAACATGCAAGCGATTTGTTCATGGGCAGGATTACACTCCAAGACATTGACTGTACCTCATTTGTGAATGTCTAG
- the LOC105041994 gene encoding pentatricopeptide repeat-containing protein At4g13650-like, with product MGFRSPTKLKLFFRSTINSTVKFHNRLYSNNPDSVRPSTEFFEIEKEYAELFRAFAETQSISNGEALHCHILKTIPRPRLFLSNSMANMYSKCQSVADARRVFDEMRQPDVVSWNTIIDGYFLSGLRSDAFACLREMLRCGVAPDKFSFTCSLKSCSSYRDFGVGLWIHCVIIKYGLGNSAFVANGLVEFYAKFGFLGEMKKVFDILECKDIVLVNTVIGLLGKAGNFEEAFVKFRDYFLAFSTVPTRATFVNLLGGINGYESLRHGIQVHCLAIKLGFESDNAVENILVRMYCDCGCANDAFDLLVCSGSKSVVSWTSLIDGYANLRRFQDALEVFYWICHEGGLLDDILLLCILGIAANSGCLQLGIQLHSLILKYGFESNSCIRHALMDMYAKCMSMEDAQKIFQQIGKDCSVLSWTTIISGYVYNGFSMEALRSFHQMNREGFYVDSVACISVLAGCTDLQAIIQGKQVHAFVIKSGCETDISVQTALLSLYADCGCFTEATKLFRMMRHDVVSWTALISAYVKLGYSEEALVWLVRMLQDGLKPNHFTFACALTASTKLTSSETGKSLHAAIIKTGLEKDTSVGSALIDMYSKCGSMNSAVKYFTRTSKHDLILWNALLSGHAQHGNIVELLKAYDEMIDLGVKPDGITFVAVLTGCSHGGLVHKVIQYYTVMWDDFGIRPEIEHCACVVDALGRAGLFKEAVNFIQRMGLTPGSTMLRSLISSCINYGYVALGLAAVAKMVVWGMVDSSTYVLLSNLYAVEERWADRRTAREAMETVQINMKKIGKSWIAC from the coding sequence ATGGGCTTCAGATCTCCAACAAAGCTTAAGCTCTTCTTTCGCTCCACCATCAACTCAACGGTCAAATTCCACAACCGTTTGTATTCAAACAACCCAGATTCCGTCAGGCCCTCCACTGAATTCTTTGAGATAGAGAAGGAGTACGCCGAGCTTTTCCGAGCCTTCGCGGAGACCCAATCGATTTCCAATGGGGAGGCCCTCCACTGCCACATCCTCAAGACCATTCCCCGTCCCCGCCTCTTCCTCTCCAACAGCATGGCTAATATGTACTCCAAATGCCAATCTGTGGCTGACGCCCGTCGGGTCTTTGATGAAATGCGGCAACCTGATGTTGTCTCCTGGAACACCATCATCGATGGTTACTTTCTTTCTGGGCTCCGCTCGGATGCGTTTGCTTGCTTAAGAGAGATGCTGAGATGTGGAGTTGCTCCTGATAAATTTAGCTTCACGTGCTCTCTTAAGAGTTGCTCAAGTTATCGAGATTTTGGTGTGGGATTGTGGATTCATTGTGTTATAATTAAGTACGGTCTTGGCAACAGTGCTTTTGTTGCAAATGGACTTGTCGAGTTTTATGCTAAGTTTGGGTTTCTAGGTGAGATGAAGAAGGTTTTTGACATATTGGAGTGTAAAGACATTGTGTTGGTTAACACTGTGATTGGTTTACTTGGAAAAGCTGGGAATTTTGAAGAAGCTTTTGTGAAGTTTCGAGATTATTTTTTGGCATTTTCTACAGTGCCCACTAGAGCTACTTTTGTGAATCTGTTGGGTGGGATTAATGGGTATGAATCTTTGAGACACGGAATTCAAGTTCATTGTTTGGCAATTAAGCTTGGCTTTGAGAGTGACAATGCTGTGGAGAATATTCTTGTGAGGATGTATTGTGACTGTGGCTGTGCGAATGATGCTTTTGATCTGTTGGTTTGTTCCGGTAGCAAGAGCGTGGTGTCCTGGACCAGTTTGATTGATGGCTATGCCAATCTAAGACGCTTTCAAGATGCTTTGGAAGTGTTCTATTGGATCTGCCATGAAGGAGGATTGttggatgacatattgttacttTGCATTCTCGGGATTGCAGCCAATTCTGGGTGCTTGCAACTAGGTATCCAGCTCCATTCTCTTATTCTTAAATATGGTTTTGAATCTAACAGCTGCATCAGACATGCATTAATGGATATGTATGCAAAATGTATGTCTATGGAGGATGCACAGAAAATATTTCAACAGATTGGTAAAGATTGCAGTGTATTATCATGGACAACAATAATATCAGGGTATGTCTACAATGGGTTCTCCATGGAAGCTTTGAGAAGTTTCCACCAAATGAATAGAGAAGGTTTCTATGTAGATTCTGTTGCATGTATCAGTGTTCTCGCGGGATGCACTGATCTGCAGGCTATCATTCAAGGCAAACAAGTTCATGCTTTTGTGATCAAGTCAGGTTGTGAAACTGATATCTCAGTCCAGACTGCATTACTATCTCTTTATGCTGATTGTGGGTGCTTTACCGAGGCCACTAAACTTTTCAGAATGATGAGGCATGATGTTGTTTCATGGACTGCATTGATTTCAGCTTATGTGAAACTTGGCTATAGTGAGGAAGCTCTAGTTTGGCTTGTTAGAATGCTCCAAGATGGACTAAAGCCAAATCACTTTACTTTTGCTTGTGCACTGACAGCCTCAACGAAACTAACGTCTTCTGAAACTGGGAAGTCACTTCATGCTGCTATCATAAAAACTGGACTAGAAAAGGATACATCCGTCGGGAGTGCTCTTATTGACATGTATTCCAAGTGCGGTAGCATGAacagtgcagtcaagtacttcacAAGGACATCTAAACATGACCTCATACTATGGAATGCTTTGCTTTCGGGGCATGCCCAACATGGTAACATTGTTGAGCTTTTGAAGGCCTACGATGAGATGATTGACCTTGGGGTGAAGCCTGATGGAATTACATTTGTTGCAGTTCTAACTGGTTGCAGCCATGGTGGCCTTGTTCACAAGGTAATCCAATACTATACAGTGATGTGGGATGACTTTGGAATTAGACCAGAGATCGAACATTGTGCTTGTGTTGTTGATGCTCTTGGGCGTGCTGGTTTGTTTAAGGAAGCAGTCAATTTTATTCAAAGAATGGGACTTACACCTGGTTCAACAATGTTAAGAAGTCTGATTAGTTCTTGTATAAATTATGGATATGTTGCATTAGGCTTGGCTGCGGTAGCCAAGATGGTGGTTTGGGGCATGGTTGATAGTTCAACTTATGTATTGTTGTCTAATTTGTATGCAGTTGAAGAAAGGTGGGCTGATAGAAGGACAGCTAGAGAAGCAATGGAGACAGTTCAAATAAACATGAAGAAAATTGGCAAGAGTTGGATTGCTTGTTAG